In Actinoplanes sp. NBC_00393, a single genomic region encodes these proteins:
- a CDS encoding ABC transporter ATP-binding protein: MNDRLRGEGLHLAYGDVEVTKDLDISVHDGVITTIIGPNGCGKSTVLRALGRLLRPAGGEVLLDGARIDKMPTREVARVLGVLPQSPTAPDGLTVADLVMRGRHPHQSWFRQWSGDDEALVADALRWTGMLEFAARPVDALSGGQRQRAWISMALAQGTDLLLLDEPTTFLDLAHQIDVLDLIRRLHREKGRTVVMVLHDLSLAARYADVLIAMKDGRIVATGSPAEVLTPSLLDKVFGLRAMVVPDPATGTPLVVPLPRPEEP; the protein is encoded by the coding sequence GTGAACGACCGGCTGCGTGGCGAAGGCCTGCACCTGGCCTACGGCGACGTAGAAGTAACCAAAGACCTGGATATTTCCGTCCATGACGGTGTCATCACCACGATCATCGGGCCGAACGGCTGTGGGAAGTCCACAGTGCTGCGCGCCCTGGGCCGGCTGCTGCGGCCCGCCGGGGGAGAGGTGCTGCTGGACGGCGCCCGCATCGACAAGATGCCCACCCGCGAGGTCGCCCGGGTCCTCGGCGTCCTCCCGCAGTCCCCGACCGCCCCCGACGGCCTGACCGTCGCCGACCTGGTGATGCGCGGCCGGCATCCGCACCAGAGCTGGTTCCGCCAGTGGTCCGGCGACGACGAGGCCCTGGTGGCGGACGCGCTGCGCTGGACCGGAATGCTGGAGTTCGCCGCCCGCCCGGTCGACGCCCTCTCCGGCGGCCAGCGCCAGCGCGCCTGGATCAGCATGGCCCTGGCCCAGGGCACGGACCTGCTGCTGCTGGACGAGCCCACCACGTTCCTGGACCTGGCCCACCAGATCGACGTACTCGACCTGATCCGCCGCCTGCACCGCGAGAAAGGCCGCACGGTCGTGATGGTCCTGCACGATTTGTCGCTGGCCGCCCGCTACGCCGACGTGCTGATCGCCATGAAGGACGGCCGGATCGTCGCCACCGGCAGCCCGGCCGAGGTCCTCACCCCATCACTGCTGGACAAGGTCTTCGGCCTGCGCGCCATGGTCGTCCCGGACCCGGCCACGGGGACGCCGCTGGTGGTCCCGCTGCCCCGCCCGGAAGAGCCTTAG
- a CDS encoding FecCD family ABC transporter permease has product MSSTLLELPGRRVLRAGPVSAVVPVRTVVVTVLALLATVAVGVLAVGRGDFPMTPQTVWEVATGGGTRIERHILLNLRLPRVLCGLLAGAALAVAGALTQTFARNPLASPDVLGVTFGASAGAVTAIVLGGVTGAVGVPLAALAGALLSAAVIYLLAWRQGIDGYRLVLIGLGAGQLLAGYTSWVLLRAEQVDLTRANIWLSGSLAGRDWTHVRPLAAALLVLLPAALAVTVALRVLQFGEDTARGLGLRLQTAQLGVVVVAAALAAAAVASAGPIEFVAFVVPQIALRLCGGSRPPLVASAVFGALLVVGCDLLARIVIAPAELPVGLVTAMVGTPYLLWLLLRRSRRTSA; this is encoded by the coding sequence GTGAGCAGCACACTCCTCGAGCTTCCCGGCCGCCGTGTCCTGCGGGCCGGGCCGGTCTCCGCCGTGGTTCCGGTACGCACCGTGGTGGTCACCGTCCTCGCCCTACTCGCAACGGTCGCCGTCGGGGTCCTCGCCGTCGGCCGCGGCGACTTCCCGATGACCCCGCAGACCGTGTGGGAGGTCGCCACCGGCGGCGGCACCCGCATCGAGCGGCACATCCTGCTCAACCTGCGGCTGCCCCGGGTGCTCTGCGGCCTGCTCGCCGGAGCCGCCCTCGCGGTCGCCGGTGCGCTCACCCAGACCTTCGCCCGCAACCCCCTGGCCAGCCCGGACGTCCTCGGTGTCACCTTCGGCGCGTCCGCCGGGGCGGTCACCGCGATCGTGCTGGGCGGCGTCACCGGCGCGGTGGGCGTACCCCTCGCGGCGCTGGCCGGGGCCCTGCTGAGCGCGGCGGTCATCTACCTGCTCGCCTGGCGGCAGGGCATCGACGGCTACCGGCTGGTGCTGATCGGTCTCGGCGCCGGGCAGCTGCTCGCCGGCTACACCTCGTGGGTGCTGCTCCGCGCCGAGCAGGTCGACCTGACCCGGGCCAACATCTGGCTCAGCGGTTCCCTCGCCGGTCGGGACTGGACCCACGTACGCCCACTCGCTGCCGCCCTGCTCGTCCTGCTGCCCGCCGCGCTCGCGGTCACGGTCGCGCTGCGGGTGCTCCAGTTCGGCGAGGACACCGCCCGCGGGCTCGGCCTGCGGCTGCAGACCGCCCAGCTCGGCGTCGTGGTGGTCGCCGCCGCCCTGGCCGCCGCAGCCGTCGCCTCGGCCGGGCCGATCGAATTCGTCGCCTTCGTGGTGCCGCAGATCGCCCTGCGCCTGTGCGGTGGCAGCCGGCCACCGCTGGTCGCGTCCGCGGTGTTCGGCGCCCTGCTGGTGGTCGGCTGCGACCTGCTGGCCCGGATCGTGATCGCACCGGCCGAGCTGCCGGTGGGCCTGGTCACCGCCATGGTCGGCACCCCCTACCTGCTCTGGCTGCTGCTGCGGAGATCTCGGAGGACCAGCGCGTGA